CCAGTGCAAAGATGGGCATGATGCAGAAAGCCACCCAGGGATGAAGAATCATGGGCAGGCGCAGAGCAGGTGGCAGCAGGTCGCGCTGTGCGAACTGGGCGGTACGCAACTCCTGCAGCAGGTGTTGCGGATCGGGCCGCCCGCTGAGCACCTGCTCGCCGGCCTTGCGCATGGCCGTCTGTGCCGTGATCAGCTGCGGCATGGAAGCGGGGCGGGCAAACACGGGCGTCATCAGGCCCAGCACCACGCCTGCCAGGGTGGGATGTGCACCGGTCTTGAGCAGGCCGAACCAGAGAACCGCTCCGGGCAGCACATACAGAGGAGCGGCGGCAATGCCCATGCGGTTGAACAGCAGCACCAGCAGCACGCCGGCTGCGGCCACCACAAAGCCCATGGCCTGCAGCCCGCCCGAGTAGAAGAAGGCGATGATGAGCACGGCCACGATGTCGTCGATGATGGCCAGGGCCAGCAGGAAGATGCGCAGCGCCCCCGGAATATTGCGGCCCAGCAAGGCCAGCACGCCCACGGCAAACGCGATGTCGGTTGCCGTCGGGATTGCCCAGCCGTTGAGCAGTGTCCTGTCATTGCCCGCCAGGGCCATGTAAAGGAGTGCGGGCACGGCCACGCCGCCGATGGCAGCGATCAGCGGCAGACTGGCCTGGCGCAGGCTGGCCAGCGCGCCGTTGTGCAGCTCGCGACGGATCTCCATGCCCACGACCAGGAAGAACACCGTCATCAGCACATCGTTGACGATGAAATGCAGATCGGTGCTGAAGCTCCACGGGCCCAGCGTCAGCGCAACGGGCGCATGCCACAGTGCAAAGTAGCTTGGCGCCGCAGCGGAGTTGGCCCAGATCAGGGCGGCGGCGGCGGCCAGCATGAGCACCATGCCGGCAAAGGACTCGATATGCAGCAGGTGCGAGATTTGCGCCTGCACGCGTTCGGTG
This DNA window, taken from Comamonas testosteroni TK102, encodes the following:
- the nhaA gene encoding Na+/H+ antiporter NhaA; its protein translation is MDPQTLVQAPAPSASQNSPRIPALQSATERVQAQISHLLHIESFAGMVLMLAAAAALIWANSAAAPSYFALWHAPVALTLGPWSFSTDLHFIVNDVLMTVFFLVVGMEIRRELHNGALASLRQASLPLIAAIGGVAVPALLYMALAGNDRTLLNGWAIPTATDIAFAVGVLALLGRNIPGALRIFLLALAIIDDIVAVLIIAFFYSGGLQAMGFVVAAAGVLLVLLFNRMGIAAAPLYVLPGAVLWFGLLKTGAHPTLAGVVLGLMTPVFARPASMPQLITAQTAMRKAGEQVLSGRPDPQHLLQELRTAQFAQRDLLPPALRLPMILHPWVAFCIMPIFALANAGVQFSGIDLSAAAPQTTAMAVLVALVLGKPLGVFICTWLAVRSGLCSLPEGLNWRGVLLVGLLAGIGFTMSIFVGGLAFADASLLGAAKLGILAGSAIAALLGLGYGFAMRKRLQCA